From a single Rhodococcus qingshengii JCM 15477 genomic region:
- a CDS encoding Dyp-type peroxidase, translating into MAETSEIDEAEVALPAIPQPLLTPLTEAAIFLVFTIDEGGEQAVHDVLADISGLQRSIGFRVPAGGLAAVVGIGSDAWDRLFDGPRPAELHPFVELTGDKHHAPRTPGDLLFHIRARQMDLCFEFATVVTNRLAGAASVIDEVHGFKYFEQRDLMGFVDGTENPSGQAAYVAVTVGDEDPDFAGSSYVIVQKYLHDMSEWNSLPVEEQENVIGRSKLEDLEMDDDTKPANSHTALTVIEDESGEQIQILRDNMPFGHVGSAEMGTYFIGYSASPTVTEQMLTNMFIGNPVGNYDRILDFSTAVTGINFFVPTADFLDDPPDLPTRLVPEATFTAPISDGSLGIGSLKRSAQQ; encoded by the coding sequence ATGGCGGAAACGAGTGAGATCGACGAGGCCGAAGTGGCCCTTCCCGCGATACCGCAGCCGTTGCTGACCCCGCTCACGGAAGCTGCGATCTTCCTGGTTTTCACCATCGACGAGGGTGGTGAGCAGGCAGTTCACGACGTTCTGGCGGATATTTCCGGGCTGCAGCGCTCGATCGGATTCCGGGTTCCCGCCGGTGGCTTGGCTGCCGTCGTCGGTATCGGTTCGGATGCGTGGGATCGACTTTTCGACGGTCCACGGCCGGCGGAATTGCATCCGTTCGTCGAGTTGACCGGTGACAAACACCACGCCCCGCGCACGCCGGGCGATCTGTTGTTTCACATCCGGGCCCGTCAGATGGACCTGTGCTTCGAGTTCGCCACGGTCGTGACCAACAGGTTGGCCGGGGCCGCGTCGGTGATCGACGAGGTCCACGGGTTCAAGTATTTCGAGCAACGCGACCTCATGGGTTTTGTCGACGGTACCGAGAACCCGTCCGGGCAGGCCGCTTACGTCGCGGTCACCGTCGGTGACGAGGATCCGGATTTCGCAGGCAGCAGTTACGTCATCGTCCAGAAGTACCTCCACGACATGTCGGAGTGGAACTCCCTGCCCGTCGAGGAGCAGGAGAACGTCATCGGACGCTCCAAGCTCGAAGATCTCGAGATGGACGACGACACCAAGCCGGCCAACTCCCACACCGCACTCACCGTCATCGAGGACGAATCCGGTGAGCAGATCCAGATTCTGCGGGACAACATGCCGTTCGGCCACGTCGGCTCCGCTGAGATGGGTACCTATTTCATCGGTTACTCGGCGTCGCCTACGGTCACCGAGCAGATGCTCACCAACATGTTCATCGGGAATCCCGTCGGCAATTACGACCGCATTCTCGATTTCTCCACCGCCGTCACCGGAATCAATTTCTTCGTTCCGACGGCGGACTTTCTCGACGATCCCCCGGACTTGCCGACCAGGCTCGTTCCCGAAGCGACGTTCACAGCGCCCATCTCTGACGGTTCTCTCGGAATCGGCAGCCTCAAAAGGAGTGCCCAGCAATGA
- a CDS encoding alpha/beta fold hydrolase: MTVKTIDVDGFCWQIDDSGSGTAVVMCHGFPGLGYSYRHQSAALAEAGFRSIALDMPGYGGTTRPDAIEDYTNDAVANRLIDLLDALGIDKAVFVGHDFGAPVAWTTALRHPDRVAGLVSLAVPYAPDRFPAKPSAIYAALARKHFLHIHYFQEPGVAERELDARPREFLQRLFHALSGAYRYLDVWKNPSEGNGYLDVLPEAPALPWSWLTEDDLDVYVKAFTATGFTGGLNWYRAYDANWERSADLDGAHIEVPTLFVAGAEDPVIAMSGPKALDRMKDTVPDLRGVHLLGGAGHFVQQEHAAEVNELLLSFLRSL, translated from the coding sequence ATGACGGTCAAGACGATCGACGTCGACGGATTCTGTTGGCAGATCGACGATTCCGGTTCCGGGACAGCTGTGGTCATGTGCCACGGCTTTCCCGGCCTCGGATACAGCTATCGCCATCAGTCGGCAGCGTTGGCGGAAGCGGGTTTTCGGTCGATTGCACTCGACATGCCCGGTTACGGCGGCACTACCCGCCCCGACGCGATCGAGGACTACACCAACGACGCCGTCGCGAACCGGCTGATCGACCTACTCGACGCTCTCGGAATCGACAAAGCGGTGTTCGTCGGACACGATTTCGGCGCTCCGGTCGCGTGGACGACAGCGCTTCGTCACCCCGATCGCGTTGCGGGACTGGTCTCCTTGGCGGTTCCCTATGCGCCGGACAGATTCCCGGCCAAGCCCTCGGCCATCTACGCCGCCTTGGCGCGCAAGCACTTTCTGCACATTCACTATTTTCAGGAACCGGGTGTTGCGGAGCGCGAACTCGACGCCCGTCCACGTGAATTCCTTCAGCGGCTCTTCCACGCCTTGTCCGGGGCTTACCGGTACCTCGATGTGTGGAAGAACCCCTCCGAAGGAAACGGCTATCTCGACGTACTTCCCGAGGCGCCGGCGTTGCCGTGGTCGTGGCTCACCGAGGATGATTTGGATGTCTATGTAAAGGCCTTTACTGCAACAGGTTTCACCGGTGGCTTGAACTGGTACCGAGCGTATGACGCCAATTGGGAACGCAGCGCGGATCTGGACGGAGCGCACATCGAGGTCCCGACGCTCTTCGTTGCGGGCGCGGAAGACCCGGTCATCGCGATGAGCGGTCCCAAGGCATTGGACCGAATGAAGGACACCGTCCCCGACCTGCGGGGTGTACATCTCCTCGGCGGTGCGGGGCACTTCGTACAACAAGAACACGCTGCCGAGGTCAATGAACTTTTGCTCTCTTTCCTTCGGTCGCTCTAG
- a CDS encoding nuclear transport factor 2 family protein codes for MAPSAEVIRKTVDAYIETVATGTAAQVVALYAEGATVEDPVGTDVRTTRESILEFYSVIENFDQEAHLQTLRIAGNEAAFHFSLITKLGEQTLTIAPIDVMTFDDDGKILSMRAFWNQEDMITA; via the coding sequence ATGGCACCGTCCGCAGAGGTAATCCGCAAGACCGTCGACGCCTACATCGAGACCGTTGCGACGGGCACTGCTGCCCAGGTTGTGGCCCTGTACGCAGAGGGTGCAACGGTTGAAGACCCGGTTGGTACCGACGTGCGCACCACCCGCGAGTCCATTCTCGAGTTCTACTCCGTGATCGAGAACTTCGACCAGGAAGCTCACCTTCAGACCCTCCGCATTGCCGGAAACGAAGCGGCATTCCACTTCTCGCTGATCACCAAGCTCGGCGAGCAGACTCTGACCATCGCACCCATCGACGTCATGACCTTCGACGACGACGGAAAGATCCTGTCGATGCGTGCATTCTGGAACCAGGAAGACATGATCACCGCCTGA
- a CDS encoding SMP-30/gluconolactonase/LRE family protein, translating into MRTRIFDRGIRVGITGALVAGSLLALGVSGAAAAPPCPGSSPAILSAQIPGAALEGVTVDGQGRLYTTDLVSGRIFRVDGPGQAAVPIATVPGGAGALAWSPDGSLLVGTGANAGVLIGDLTRAASVARVDVNSGAVTPIAGGLSAANGLAVAHDGTIYATNDFGSLIGKVSPNGSVDPAWATFPSANGAALSADNRWLYVSRTFANPGVSRISVDNPGYSESLVDLGGFETFSAPDGLTLDSRDRAIVPTDISGEVWRIDGPGQYCSLTSGLQASSVLTYGRGYSGFAAGHLYRAGFDGKIFEIPAGFDAGAQAATP; encoded by the coding sequence ATGCGCACCAGGATCTTCGATCGCGGTATTCGGGTAGGTATCACCGGTGCTCTTGTTGCCGGTTCGCTTCTGGCTCTGGGCGTGTCCGGTGCCGCCGCCGCTCCGCCTTGCCCTGGATCGTCACCCGCCATACTCAGCGCCCAGATTCCGGGTGCGGCCCTCGAGGGTGTCACGGTGGACGGGCAAGGGCGCCTGTATACGACCGACCTGGTGAGTGGGCGGATCTTCCGCGTCGACGGGCCTGGTCAGGCCGCAGTTCCGATCGCGACGGTTCCCGGCGGTGCGGGCGCACTCGCGTGGAGCCCGGACGGTTCACTGCTGGTGGGTACCGGAGCAAACGCCGGCGTGCTGATCGGCGATCTGACGCGTGCTGCGTCGGTCGCGCGGGTGGACGTGAACTCGGGCGCCGTGACGCCGATAGCCGGTGGTCTGAGCGCTGCAAACGGCCTTGCTGTCGCGCACGACGGGACGATCTACGCCACCAACGATTTCGGTTCGCTGATCGGAAAGGTCAGCCCGAATGGTTCCGTCGACCCGGCGTGGGCAACCTTCCCGAGTGCAAACGGTGCTGCCCTGAGCGCCGATAATCGCTGGCTCTACGTTTCGCGCACGTTCGCAAACCCGGGTGTCAGCCGCATCTCCGTGGACAATCCGGGATATTCGGAGTCGTTGGTCGATCTCGGTGGTTTCGAAACCTTCTCTGCCCCAGATGGTTTGACCTTGGACTCGCGAGATCGCGCAATTGTTCCCACGGACATCAGTGGTGAGGTGTGGCGGATCGACGGACCCGGCCAGTACTGCTCGCTCACCAGCGGACTGCAGGCGTCGAGTGTGTTGACCTACGGGCGTGGCTATTCCGGTTTCGCGGCCGGGCATCTCTACCGCGCCGGCTTCGACGGAAAGATCTTCGAGATTCCGGCCGGCTTCGACGCGGGCGCCCAGGCCGCAACACCCTGA